One window of Salminus brasiliensis chromosome 16, fSalBra1.hap2, whole genome shotgun sequence genomic DNA carries:
- the opn4xa gene encoding opsin 4xa: MEGMDMDRGFFRKVDVPDHAHYIVAFFVAVIGAVGVMGNALVMYAFFCNKKLRTPPNYFIMNLAVSDFLMAITQSPIFFVNCMYKEWVFGEMGCKMYAFCGALFGITSMINLLAISIDRYIVITKPLQAIQWTSKRRTLLSILLVWLYSLAWSLAPLLGWSSYIPEGLMTSCTWDYVTSTPANKSYTLMLCCFVFFIPLGIISYCYFFMFLAIRNTSRDVERLGTHVRKTTLIQQQSIRTEWKLAKVAFVVIIVYVLSWSPYAFVTLIAWAGYSSILTPYSKAVPAVIAKASAIYNPIIYAIIHSKYRNTLAERIPCLHFLAKRPRKECISVSNSESSFRESMLSRQSSGSKAKFQRVSSMSTGDTVWSDVELDPMDQKVQTLKSSQSAHLLREMERRQLQQGKTKNCLAQEKLAIPEGSSLSSCVQDKVNMASVPLLISKEIPGAQQNEEEGQQDQTMSSQQENTCIQSPNTRPALYEDTDTSEFSASPVTVSSLVEETRDREEKREAQTRENNLLLGLKSLNCSTEFLESVEKFLS; encoded by the exons TAACAAGAAACTCCGGACTCCCCCCAACTACTTCATCATGAACCTCGCTGTGAGTGACTTCCTCATGGCCATCACGCAGTCACCCATCTTCTTTGTCAACTGCATGTACAAGGAGTGGGTGTTTGGTGAAATGG GGTGTAAGATGTATGCCTTTTGTGGGGCTTTGTTTGGGATCACTtccatgatcaacctgttggcCATATCCATTGACCGCTACATAGTGATCACCAAGCCACTGCAGGCCATCCAGTGGACGTCGAAGCGCCGGACGCTCCTCAGCATCCTGCTAGTGTGGCTGTACTCTCTAGCCTGGAGTCTGGCACCCTTACTGGGATGGA GTTCTTATATCCCAGAGGGCCTCATGACGTCTTGCACATGGGACTATGTCACCTCCACTCCGGCTAATAAGAGCTACACCCTCATGCTGTGCTGCTTCGTCTTCTTCATCCCCTTGGGGATCATATCCTACTGCTACTTCTTCATGTTCCTGGCTATTCGGAACACAAGCAg AGATGTGGAGCGGCTGGGAACCCACGTGAGGAAAACTACGCTGATTCAGCAGCAGTCCATAAGAACAGAGTGGAAGCTTGCGAAGGTTGCCTTTGTGGTCATCATTGTTTATGTGCTTTCCTGGTCGCCCTATGCCTTTGTTACTCTCATCGCCTGGGCAGG GTACAGCAGCATCTTAACACCCTATTCCAAGGCCGTGCCTGCGGTCATAGCCAAAGCATCAGCCATTTATAACCCGATCATCTACGCCATCATCCACTCCAAATACAG GAACACCTTGGCGGAGAGGATTCCATGCCTCCACTTCCTGGCCAAGCGTCCACGAAAGGAGTGCATCTCTGTTTCCAACAGCGAGTCCTCCTTCAGGGAATCCATGCTAAGCAGGCAGTCCTCTGGGTCAAAGGCCAAGTTCCAGCGAGTGTCGTCGATGTCCACCGGTGACACA GTCTGGAGTGATGTAGAGTTAGATCCAATGGATCAGAAGGTTCAGACCCTCAAGAGCTCCCAGTCAGCCCACCTGCTGCGAGAGATGGAGCGAAGGCAGCTTCAGCAGGGGAAAACTAAGAACTGCTTGGCTCAAGAGAAG CTGGCCATCCCAGAGGGCAGCTCGCTGAGCAGCTGTGTCCAGGATAAGGTCAACATGGCCTCTGTGCCCCTACTCATTTCAAAGGAGATCCCAGGAGCACAGCAGAACGAAGAGGAAGGACAGCAGGACCAGACCATGTCCTCCCAACAGGAAAACACCTGCATACAATCCCCCAACACAAGGCCAGCCTTGTATGAGGACACCGATACGTCAGAATTCTCAGCCAGTCCCGTGACGGTGAGCAGCTTGGTCGAAGAGACCAGGGACAGGGAGGAGAAACGGGAGGCCCAGACCAGAGAGAACAACCTGCTGCTGGGCCTTAAGAGTTTGAACTGTTCGACAGAGTTTCTAGAGTCTGTGGAGAAGTTCCTCTCCTGA